From Loxodonta africana isolate mLoxAfr1 chromosome 16, mLoxAfr1.hap2, whole genome shotgun sequence:
ctctggtttatgtggccctttctttctcttgggctcatatttctccctcatattttccttgtgtctttggtggtcttcattctcctttgctccaggtgcgttgagaccaactgatgtatcttagatggccacttgcttttaaaaccccagatgccactcaccaaagtgggatacagaatgttttcttaatacactttgttgcACCAGttgagatagatgtcccctgaaaccatggtccccagacactccccccccaccaccaccctccctccccctgctactctgtccctcgaagtatttggttgtattcaggaaaattcttagcttttgggttagtccacctgtgctgacttcccctaaatATCAAATTCTTATTGGATATATAATTTTCAACTATTTTCTTCTGTTCCATAGGTTGACTTttaactttcttgataatgtcctttgatgtACAAATAGCTtcatgtttgttttttggtaatgcTCATTTTATCTATATTTTCTTTAATTGCACAGGCTTTTGATGTCATATATAAGAATCCATTGCCATATACCAGGTGCTGAATATTTAActctatttttcttctaaaaattttatggatttagctcttatatttaggtacttgatccattttgaattaattttcatatattttgtgagGTAGGGATCCAAATTCATTATTTCGGCACAAGTGATCATTAAGATTGTGTGCcagcttgactgggccatgattctcagtggtttggcagtaatgatgtagtttggcagtcaaaTAATGATGTAATGACCTCCATGATGaggtctgatataatgtgatcacctctacaATGGGAtatactgtgagtagccaagtagttgaaagggggtttccttgACGGAAtaacctgcatccaatatagatggacattctggcaaggcccgctggcttttgctcactctggaccctgcagctggctcctgtccatctgacctccagttcttgggacttgagctagcagcttacctgcctttCTTGGGATACCTCAGCCTCTGCAGTCTCTAGACCAGTGGCCTACCATtttacctaccaatcttgggtttgcgagcccctgcagctatgtgagtcaggagaggcctccagtctggcccacagacttgggactttccagcctctacaactgtgtgaggggacaatacaggagaagtcagcacaactggactaaatcaaaagctaagttttctgaatacaaccaaacactttgagggacagagtaacaggggcagggatctggggaccatggtttcaggggacttctaggtcaactggcataacaaatcttataagaaaatgttctgcaacccATTTtgctgagtggcatctggggtattaaaagctagcaaggggccatctaagatgcatcgattgatcccaacccacctggagcaaaggagaacgaagaatcCCAAAgtcaaaaggaaaatatgagcccaagagaccctgatggagcaggagaaaagtggggtgcagaactcaaattctagtaaaaagaccagacttaatggtctgactacaactagagggaccccagaagacttggcccccagactgtctgttagcccaaaactaaaaccattccctgaagtcatctcttcagataaagattagactgggctataagtcacaaaatgatacttgtgaagagtgtgcttccagtctaatctttgtctccaggcgggatgagaaggcagatggggacaagagttggttgaatggacacggaaagtacagggtagaaaggagaagtgtgctgtcacattatagggagagcaactagggtcacagaacgatttgtgtataaatttttgtatgagaagctcacttgaactgtaaactttcactttaagcacataCACAAAAATCTAaaaacttgttttatttttatgaatgaaCACTTTATGTGTTTTTCTTTAGTGTAAATTGTTCATAGTATACCAGTTTAAAGACACAAATTGCTTTAATTgccaaaaaaaaatctaagccAAAAGTATATCACTTCGCAATACATCATGTATGTACTGCAAAATTACATTTGGGTAGAGCTCCTTAACATAGAAAGGAAATATCtgatttaataaattttattctgTATATTCTCAATTATTTCCTTCACTTCACATTAAATCTTGGATACAATTCCACATCAAACTGACTTATCTGCTTTAAGAGCGAAAAActtctctctctttgtttttactgttgtgagATGAAGAGCAGATGTGGGAAAATGTGTTGAAGATAACTTTTATTGAGAGTGATACTAGACATTGCTTTTGTGGTCTTGAGAGTTGGTGACTCACCTATGGAAATATAAATGCTATTTGGCTTCAAGGGAAGTGAGCATGTTTATACCAGTAGTTTTAATTATTAGAACTTCCCATGAAATAAGCttagaaatattgaatatatttagTCATGAATTTGAAACTTGTGCTCACAGTGAATAAAGCAGGGAAGCAGACCAGGTATAATTTGATTCATTATTATACCACAAGAGGTAGATTTTCAACATAGATGTGCTTTTTGAATAATAATATTCATcactcatacaatgaaatattttttctatttccctCAAACCCCTCTTCCACTCCATTTTTGTTTGGGGACTTGGAAGAGGTTTCAAATAATGCAAACAAGTTTAAGAGAATAGCTGCTATTCAGCATAAAAGCTTTTCTCCTAGGAGAAATCACCCTCATTGCATAGGTGTAAATCAAAGAAGAATGGGACACGTAGAATACAGCTGCAGCCTGGTTCAAGTTGTAGAGCCCTGGTCTGCTTCTTCTAACCCAGAGCCATAGGAAAGTGTTCAGATGAAGGGAAATGAACCCTTCATGTGTTGATGATTAAAAAGGGTCATACCTTGGTTCCCTAAGGGATGAGCCCCTTTGGAGAAAAATCAGTTAACTACTATGATTAGCAGTACATTGTTTTTCCTCTGAAGCCACAGGATGCCATGCCCTTGGTGACTTGCGTGGACTAATAATCAGAAGCTCATCACTCttttggtctctatgagtcaaaagtagactccatggcacacaacaaacaaCACACTTATGCAAAGGGCTTCTACTGCCATATCCAAACCTTCCCCTGTCCTGATTACCTACTTTTTACTTTCATCACCCACATTTTGAATAGCTTAGTAAAAACTTGTTAAACAAATGTGGCACATTATACTTGCAGTTCCTAATTTCACATGTatctattttattatattttatccaAAAAATATTATCCTGAAATAATTACATGTTCTGATTTCAGTTATTTTGTTTAAACTTTTCCTATTTCTCTCACCTCGTCATTCATAAATAACATTATTCTTAAATTGTTCACATttgtgataaaaagaaaaacttcaaaaAAGACAAGAATTTATAGTCCAATTAGCAAAATATCCGTCTCACTGCATATGTACTCCTAATTTTATAAATGGAACTCAAAAttctccttaaaaaaacaaagtctGCTTACATCAAAAACAGCACAAATTTACtaggtttctgttttgtttttcacttttttttttccttccctgtaCATAGGGTCCCCCATGAGCCTtaatcaactctatgacaatgggtttggtatcatggatggtttactttgtcttctcatatTCTTACTTGAGACCTCTATATGTTTGGACACAATTTATAGGAGATTTGTTATGTTAGAGActatttcctcttccttttctttagcaCTGTTTCTCTTACTTCCTTGTTGTGGAGCGTATAGACGAAGGGGTTCAGAACTGGAGTCACCACAGTGTTCAGGACGGTGACGGCCTTGGTCAGATCTAAGGCATTGTTGATTGAGGTTCGGACATGAAGGAACATGGTAGATCTGTACCAGATGAGCACCACGGTTAGATGAGAGGAGCATGTGGAGAAGGCTTTGCTCTGGCCACTGGCTGAGGGAATCCTGAGGATGGTGCTAATGATGAAGACATAGGACACCAGGGTGATGAGGCAGGAACTTAGAATGGCCACAAAAGCAATCACAAAGGCCACGAGCTCCACTATCTGTGTGCTGGTACAGACCAGGGCAATCGAGGGGGTgatgtcacagaagaagtgattGATGGCATGTTGGCCACAGAAAGAGAGGCCACTGATGAGGGCTGTGGGCACTGCAATGGCCAGGAATCCACAGACCCAGGAGCCTAGGGCCAGCTGTGCTGAAAGCAAGCTGCTCATGATGGCAGCATAGTGTAGAGGATAGCAGATGGAGAGATAGTTGTCGTAAGCCATGGCTGCCAGGAGGAAGTATTCTGTGCAGCCTAATGAGAAAACAAGGCACATCTGCAAAAGGCAGCCAGTGAATGATATGGTCTGGCTTTTCCCCAGGAGGATGGCCAGGGTCTTGGGGACTGCAGCTGTGGTATACCAAATCTCCAGGAAAGAGAGGTTACtcagaaagaagtacatgggggtgtggagctGGTGGGAGGTACTCACCAACGTTAAGATAGCAACATTACCACCAACTGTGAGGGTGTACATCACTAGAAAAAACACGAAGAGAGAGAGCTGAAGGGCTTGGGAGCCTGGAAAGCCCAACAGAAGAAATTCCTGGGAGACAGTTCCATTGTCTGTGCCCATTGTGGTACTGAAATAAAGGAGGAAACAGAGACTCAAGACTGAAAGACTTTGAAACAAATTACACACtcctagaaaaatgaaaataaatgaattcatGAAAGAGCAAGAACTGAATGTAGATATTCAGATATTTTCTTACATTTATGAATGCCTCTTCTGTACCTGGAGCAGTACAGGGTTAGTATCTGTTAATTTAATGCAGCAGTGAGTGATTTGTTATCATAACCAAGTATCAGTTTAGGAAATTAATctataaataattttatctttttttgcaAAGATTGCAAATTTAAGGTACAAGATTCAAATCCAGCCTCTCTGCCTCTATTAGCCTGTTCTAGGCATCACCATGCATTTGTTTCAGCCATAAATTACATCTAAACCTACAAGGACTGACCCCTTTTCATCTGGACTCACTATTTTCTAAGTCGACTTTTTGTGCATGGTCcttgaataaaaatacataattttgTCTTTGTTCAAAAATCTGCCTTCCAAACATAGGTTCCTGTCACATGCATATTTAACAGTAATAGCTTCCCAATTGCTCCTCTAACTCCTAGGCTTTGTGCTCAAAGGTACCCAAGTGTctgttaacagatgaatggatgaataaaatgtgatacatacatacaatgggatattattcattcataaagagaaataaagttaagCTACCTGCTGAGAGATGAATGGACCTTGAAAATGTTACAGTGAGTGAGATAAGtcacacaaaaggacagatattatatggccctacttatatgaaatatttaaaataggcaAGTGAATTAGTGGATACTGAGTTTCTCTTAAAGAttgcaaacatttggaaatgaataCTTTTGATAGTTTCACCATATAACCGACAAAtgaagtcactgaattgtaggtaaaaaattgttgaaatgataaatgttttgttatatacatttcaccacgatatttttttaaatagtctttGGAAATAAACTAtaagatttgaaaaaaaatagtttcaattttttttcctcttttcacaATTTTACTACGGGTCTTGATTTTTTCATGTTTAAACTCATTAATGTGATATTCGAAGTTCTGCATTACATGAATACATTGTTCACACCCAGAAATATTTCTATATCCAGCAATGCACTTAGGCAAACTGCTTCCTTTATCTAAGACACTTGAAGCTTGCTTCCACTTTAGCAACTTCACTCAGCATtccctttttgcctcttttcttcACCACAAATCACACTCTTAAACTCAACAAATGTGCTATACTCCATCAATCTCAGTCTTTACTACATGTATTCAGTATCAGGGAGTATATAAGGACTGAAAATGTGTCTATAAAGTTAAGTGGTCTATACATCAGCCACACCCCCTTTACAGAGAAAAGGGTTTTAAGGTCATCTAGATCTGAGTGTCTCAAGTGCTACTCACCATGTCAATCACCTGGGGTTGTTGTCAAAATGCATCTTCCAGTCTAGTCACTTGAGGTGGGGCCTGTGAGTCTGCATTTCACACAAGCTTCCAGAAGATGTTCCTGGTCAGGGATCACACTCCGAGCAGCAATGATTTAGtattcttctaatttttaaacaAAGTGTCTACAGATCAGAGAAAAATAGCATTAGTTTTCCAAGATGTGCTTGGTTAACGCATTGCAATCTAGTCTatccagactcatagcgacccattgggacagagtagaactgcccgatagggattccaaggctgtaaatctttactgaaaccAACTGCCACTTCCTTCTTCCCTGGATTGGTTGTTGGGTTCAAAAAGCCCATTTAGATTAtcagctgaaagcttaaccactgtgccaccagggctcccttgggtAGTGCAAGAACCTAGATCAATCATTAATTATACAGATAGAGAAAAACATTTCAACTGTCTTAACTGTGACTGAGGGGTGAGAGAGTACAATAGGGAATGCAAAGAAAGAATAATTCATGTCAATTAAATCTAAATGATGTTTTTCACAAATTTCTTGGTTCTATTATCTCTCAGTATCTGTGTCATTCTCAGTCAACCAATATATGTAtcaactcttttctagtgcaAGTATCAGTATTCATTGTTAATATCCTTTAGCACTGTACATTTGTTCTTTTGATAAAAGATAGTCCAGGAGAACCCATTTAAATGTCAACTTAAAATAACAGCTAACAATAGCCAATATATAGTGAATGTCTATTTGCCAGCAATTATTCTAAGCATTTGCATCTACTCTCTAATGAATTTTTGTAAATCCTGCTAACTTAGTTTTGTTATCTTACTTGAATAACAGATAGGAAAACTGAAACACAAAGAGTCTGAAGACGTTGTACAAAGTGGAGCTGTGACTATTAATCACAAGGGTCAAACTCCAGAGACATGTTACTTTGAATATAACAATTGGCTGTTTTTAGGGAAATTTTTTATGCATCTCTGTGGAATCTAATTAGGAGGTTCAAGGAAATGATAATTTATATTCAAATTTGAGTCACTACTCAAAGTTGTTTCCAAAATCTACTAATAAGAACAGCTTCTATTTTAAATCACAAGTTGtatgaataaaataataagatttatcatattccattttcaaaattgaaaaatcaaTTTGCAATGATGGTAAATAAGAGGATCAATAGAGTATTTATTATCATTATATTATGAGATGGTATTTTACAAATTTTACTTTCAATTACTCTGTTGAATTTGTCAGATCATGAACTCATCACATTTCCTTGAAGTATGTGATAATCATGCCACATATTTCAATACATATGTACACtatttttatttgattatttttagtATTAGTTGTAAGATACTGTATATGGAACTCTATGCATACATTTTAACAAGagtcaaagaaaaacagaaagagaaataatttGATTTACTATTTTTAACTAAATTACCTTTCGATTTTTCAAATTAATTCATAGCATGATCTATTTTAGATAGAGCATATCCAGTTCCTGAACAAGGGCAATAACTAATTACTAATTTTACTCTCTTGCATTTGGGGAGTGTTTGATTTTGAGTATACAAAATAATGTATCTTTTTCATACAAACATGCAATATTTTAGCAAAAATAACTGCATGTAGATTGTTTTTAAATTACAGCAAATTTGAAGTATTGATTGCCTGTTGTGATGGATCTATCAAGTAGCACCAATTTGTGATTACACAGTTACACATTGATCAGTCATTGGATAGAACATGTCAAATCCATAATAACCCCCTTCACTCACCTCATTGCAGCTCTTTCTACCATAAATGCAAGTTCCACAGACTCTGTATTTTGATTCCACcttttctcactttttttcttccatgattttcttcttttaaaagagttatttttgtttctataatctgtctctcttttttctttttgtttattttattatttcattaataTTAACACTTACTACCCTTCAATTGGCTCAATCTTTCATAGTCTTTGAACATTGCTCTTAGTGTTCTCttgtttccttttgtctctttaaCTCTGTCCAGTCCTGGTTCTGTCTAACTTCTCTCCCAATGTCTTACATTTTCTTTGCCTCACACTTCCTCATAACGTGTTCCCTACTGATGACAATTTGCTATTAAATTATTGCTTAAATATTTATGGATAAATCTTCTGGGAGAGGGTGAAATATTACATCTCTCTCGGGTACTTAGGGTTAGTGCAAGGAGATGTGACCTTATTGGTAGATTTTTGTTAGGTCTTTCTGAATGAGCAGTTTCAAAAACGTATCAATAAAATGATTTAAAGAACTAAATTGTAAAATCATTGGTACAGGAAAGGAGCATTTCCTTTGGGTGTTAACCTAGTTCTTTTGACTTCCTAGAACTCTTTAAAACTAATAAACATAATCCAATTAAACAAGTGAACTAATATAAAAAAATGGTAATTTAATATGAAACATGATGGAACTGAAAATTAAAGACAATTTATTTTCAGGATAAGAAAATCTAAAAAATATAAACCAAGTCGTCTATCAGACTGAAATAGCAGACTGAGAGAAAAACAGCTTTaaatggaaataatttcaaacaagGACCTGTTGCTGTTATGAAGTATCATACAACTCCCTTCTTTGAGTAATCACTGCTTTATTGCTGTGATAAactttcttctttaaaatttttaactaTTAGAAACTTTGCCATTTGAAATTGTGTGAGTAAGACTGTAATATTCaactcttgctgttgttgttaggtgtcatcgagtccgTTGCTAGGAGGCACTATATCACTCCTATGCAACCTCAGTTTCTAACCCAGATGAAGAGCTTTGGACAAGGagtttctgtgaaaaaaattgCAGATATATCTCTACTTTGTATTTTCTAAAGAAACAATCTTTTGGTCCAGTTTATAGTTCAGATCTGATTTTGACCACTTTAACCATAGCCTTGCTTTTCTTTCAGGCTATCAGAATACTCCTTCTATTAAATTTCACCTAAACTCCACCTTTCTGCAAAATCTATAGTAATTATTTTACTTTGTTGGTCCCTCTGGTTTTCAGTCTCCTTTACTGCAGTGAGTTGGTAAATCTGACTTTGTTGGACCAGTGCTCTGTCCCTAGTGGTCTTAGGCTGATTGGGCTGGGATGGAACAAAAGAAAGAGTGCAAACATATGTTAGAAATCATATACAGGATTTTTTTAACTCTAATTCTTCGTATGCACTCACTTGCAAGCTTACATATTGTGCTGCTCAATTAACTTTTATCTTCAAGCTATTTGTTGATAAGCATTCTTTTGATAACCACTGAGAACTAAACCACTGTACAATGAAATTTAAGCAATAGAAAAGAAATGAGTTTCTATCTCTCCTTTTTTTCATATCTAATAGATTTCATTTACTTGTGAAATgatctgaaaatattttatacaGTATCACCACTAATGCTTAATAAAAGTAGATTTatttcataacagccaaaaacaTATGATGAAAATCAGAAATCAGATTACAGATCGAATGCTTCTAGTTTTCAAAGGATCTTCAAGTTGACAAAAGATTTAGAGAAAGAGGTAGACGgtatttcaaggaaaaaaaatgcttttagaaAAATGTGACAGGAAGTTATTTTTTACATATTCACTTATCATTTTTTGCCTTAGTGAATGATTCCAGTTGGAGAGCCATAGgtataagaattttaaaaagtcttgAAGTCTAAGACTAAGGTATAATATTCAGATACTGAATTTAATACATTAGTTAATAAGGTATCATATGTGTACTTGACTAAAGCATGAAAAAGAAGATATATttgtttcttaaatttttttgtgtATCATGTCTTTCAGATGTCCTATTCCTGAAATagagttgaattttttttaatgtaataaatcAAACCTTTGAACTACAAAACTGTGTATtgatattgaaaaataaaaaaatacataaagttttttttttatatatagttgtTTTGCAAGGCAATTTGGTGCATGTGTAGAAGCCTTCTCTCCGTTAAGCAATgactgactgtgatggttaagtttgtgtgtcaagttggctgggccatgattctcagtggcgaGGTAGTTATGATGTATCTTTGCAGTCGTAGATGgaggtaatcacctccatgatgagctcTGATATAGTGTGATCACCTCTCTGAAGGACAgcagtgaagggaaatcctcccgaTGAGAACTTTGAGTAATGCACCTGAttattcactttgcttggaaggagaaagggTCAGATGTGTTATTGAATACCGTTTCCTGGGCTGTGGTCAATAATTTGGTtgaatggtcagggacttggaaggaacatgattggaaaattggagacaagaaggatacacctctctgaatgggccaaagaagtgaagatatttgtgtctcatgaaAATACTCACCAAAGGGTTTCTGTCCCTGCAACCCTAGTTTTGTGGGTCTAGACATattttccaaagggaggaatgctcccacgtGGAGACACATCATTGACTCCATTGAAccggaagttaagaatgccacctggccactttggggtcCTTATGTCTCTGTATCAACAGGCAAAGACagaagttaccatattggctgatgtgattgatcctgatgaccaagaggaaatcagattgatactatataatggaggtaaagaagagaatGTCTGGaacgcaggagatcccttagggcatttATTAGGACTAccgtgccctgtgattaaagtcaatggaaaactacaccaCCCCAATTCTGACACGACTACTAATGGCCCCACCAGGtgaagaaccacaaccagctgaggtgcttgttgagggcaaagggaatacggaatggatggtagaagaaagtagttctaaataACAGTTATGACCTTGTGACCAGTTCCAGAAATGAGAACTGTAACTGTAATGAGTATTTctttgtgtgcatcaaatatttgtgttttctttacctataaaatataagatataaacagggctagtgcatttttggttgtatgcgtgttagttgtatcatgttaggcacaagtatgactttataagtGTCCTTATTCAGACTACGTATGCttgaggagatgtgtacaggtgccaagttgacaaggggtgtaCTGTGAtataaggttatgtgtcaactgggctgggccatgattctcagggatttctcagttatgatgtagcttggcagtcaTATAACGATGTAACCgcttccatgatgaaatctgatatagtgtgatcacctccatgatgggatctgctgtgagtagccaatcagttgggaAGGGCTtcattgggggtgtggcctgcatctgatgTGGGCGGACTTTCCAGAAAGGCTCCCTGGGTTTTGCTAGCTCTGGATCCTTCAACTGGCTTCTATTCATCTAACCtttggtttttgggacttgagcatgcagcttctctagagaacctaccCTAAGACACTGACAGTACATAACTTCTGGTACAATTGCTAACATTTTATTTACTGTAGTTTATTCTTCATGTTTGTATTCATGATAATTATCTATATTAAGaatggcaaaaaatatatattctttcaAGTGTTCCAAGAAGAACTGTATGAATGACTTGCAAGGGGAGGAGGAGTGGGGCACTTTGATCTCCTATCAGATGTTGGCATAATGACTATCACGGTGTAAGCTGAAGGGGAGGGTGGCGCTGAGATGTGATGGGTGGCTAGGATGGTCCGCAACTCTTCTCTTCATTTCCACATCAACTCACCCATGAGAAGGAATATATATATCATACCTACTAGTTTTCCATCacaatttatttttgaaattttggtTTACTCTAACATACATTCTACCAATcctctatcagtttgttgtaatgtgatggtttgtatgttg
This genomic window contains:
- the LOC100655412 gene encoding olfactory receptor 6F1-like, with translation MGTDNGTVSQEFLLLGFPGSQALQLSLFVFFLVMYTLTVGGNVAILTLVSTSHQLHTPMYFFLSNLSFLEIWYTTAAVPKTLAILLGKSQTISFTGCLLQMCLVFSLGCTEYFLLAAMAYDNYLSICYPLHYAAIMSSLLSAQLALGSWVCGFLAIAVPTALISGLSFCGQHAINHFFCDITPSIALVCTSTQIVELVAFVIAFVAILSSCLITLVSYVFIISTILRIPSASGQSKAFSTCSSHLTVVLIWYRSTMFLHVRTSINNALDLTKAVTVLNTVVTPVLNPFVYTLHNKEVRETVLKKRKRK